In Etheostoma spectabile isolate EspeVRDwgs_2016 chromosome 20, UIUC_Espe_1.0, whole genome shotgun sequence, the following are encoded in one genomic region:
- the slc35f4 gene encoding solute carrier family 35 member F4 isoform X1, producing MGSFPLSSKLCPLGPTMISTESVLESVDQSCIRMEPLMNTHLPGKAAQTGGSCAVFMDGSTKVTANGVHDIEDRILRITGYYGYNPGYSSHRRGDGSESQADTPGSETSEESRSYQACTNTALKVLGGLLLVLGVSSSWVGTTQVVKLTFQSFSCPFFISWFSSNWNILFFPIYYSGLVVTTREKQTPIQKFRECSKLFGEDGMTLKLFVKRTAPFSILWTLTNYLYLMALKKLTATDVSALYCCHKAFVFLLSWIVLKDRFMGVRIVAAIMAITGIVMMAYADGFHGDSFVGVALAVGSASTSALYKVLFKMFLGSASLGEVAHFLSTMGFFNLIFISCVPLILYFTKVEHWGSLSSLPWGYLCGMAGLWLVFNILVHVGVVLTYPILISIGTLLSVPGNAAVDVLKHEVIFSVVRLAATCIICLGFLLLLLPEEWDSVTLRFLANIADKKSEEHGEELTESSVHTRSRSRANGAVSIPLA from the exons ATGGGCTCATTCCCGCTCTCTTCGAAACTCTGTCCGCTCGGACCTACAATGATAAGCACCGAGAGTGTTTTGGAGAGTGTAGACCAGTCTTGCATCCGTATGGAGCCCCTGATGAACACGCACTTGCCGGGAAAGGCGGCGCAGACCGGTGGCAGCTGCGCTGTCTTCATGGACGGCAGCACCAAAGTGACAGCCAACGGGGTGCACGACATAGAGGACCGGATTCTGAGGATAACCGGCTACTACGGCTACAACCCGGGATACTCCAGTCATAGAA GAGGGGATGGTTCAGAGTCTCAGGCAGACACACCAGGCAGTGAGACCAGCGAAGAGAGCCGCTCCTATCAGGCATGTACCAACACAGCTCTGAAGGTGCTGGGCGGTCTGCTGCTGGTGCTGGGTGTCTCCTCCTCCTGGGTGGGTACCACTCAGGTGGTTAAACTGACCTTCCAGTCCTTCTCCTGTCCCTTCTTCATCTCGTGGTTCAGCAGCAACTGGAACATCCTCTTTTTCCCCATCTACTACTCGGGACTCGTGGTTACCACACGGGAGAAGCAGACTCCCATACAGAAATTCAG GGAGTGCAGCAAGCTCTTTGGGGAGGATGGAATGACTCTCAAGCTTTTCGTAAAGAGAACAGCACCCTTCTCAATCCTGTGGACACTGACCAACTACCTGTACCTCATGGCTTTGAAGAAACTCACCGCGACGGATGTCTCTGCCCTCTACTGCTGCCACaaagcttttgtttttctcttgtccTGGATTGTTCTCAAGGACCGTTTCATGGGTGTTCGG ATAGTGGCCGCCATCATGGCCATCACAGGTATTGTCATGATGGCTTATGCTGACGGTTTCCATGGCGATTCCTTTGTGGGTGTGGCATTGGCTGTGGGCTCGGCCTCCACATCAGCTCTCTACAAG GTACTGTTCAAGATGTTCCTGGGCAGTGCCAGCCTTGGCGAAGTTGCCCACTTCCTTTCAACCATGGGCTTCTtcaacctcatcttcatctctTGTGTGCCCCTCATCCTCTACTTCACCAAGGTAGAGCACTGGGGCTCACTGTCCTCACTGCCATGGGGGTACCTGTGTGGAATGGCAGGATTGTGGCTGG TGTTCAACATCTTGGTCCATGTTGGTGTTGTGCTGACGTACCCCATTCTCATCTCCATAGGGACACTGCTCAGTGTGCCAGGCAATGCAG CTGTAGATGTTTTGAAACATGAGGTGATCTTCAGTGTGGTGCGCCTGGCAGCCACTTGCATCATCTGCCTGGGCTTCTTGCTCCTGCTGCTGCCAGAGGAGTGGGACTCAGTCACGTTGCGTTTTCTGGCCAACATTGCAGACAAGAAGTCAGAGGAACACGGCGAGGAACTCACAGAGTCCAGTGTCCACACTCGAAGTCGCAGTCGAGCAAATGGCGCTGTCTCCATTCCCTTGGCATGA
- the slc35f4 gene encoding solute carrier family 35 member F4 isoform X2: MKKHSARVAPLSSYSTQVLTCPISEGGDGSESQADTPGSETSEESRSYQACTNTALKVLGGLLLVLGVSSSWVGTTQVVKLTFQSFSCPFFISWFSSNWNILFFPIYYSGLVVTTREKQTPIQKFRECSKLFGEDGMTLKLFVKRTAPFSILWTLTNYLYLMALKKLTATDVSALYCCHKAFVFLLSWIVLKDRFMGVRIVAAIMAITGIVMMAYADGFHGDSFVGVALAVGSASTSALYKVLFKMFLGSASLGEVAHFLSTMGFFNLIFISCVPLILYFTKVEHWGSLSSLPWGYLCGMAGLWLVFNILVHVGVVLTYPILISIGTLLSVPGNAAVDVLKHEVIFSVVRLAATCIICLGFLLLLLPEEWDSVTLRFLANIADKKSEEHGEELTESSVHTRSRSRANGAVSIPLA, encoded by the exons ATGAAGAAGCACTCAGCCCGGGTGGCTCCTCTCAGCTCGTACAGCACTCAGGTCCTGACCTGCCCCATCTCTGAAG GAGGGGATGGTTCAGAGTCTCAGGCAGACACACCAGGCAGTGAGACCAGCGAAGAGAGCCGCTCCTATCAGGCATGTACCAACACAGCTCTGAAGGTGCTGGGCGGTCTGCTGCTGGTGCTGGGTGTCTCCTCCTCCTGGGTGGGTACCACTCAGGTGGTTAAACTGACCTTCCAGTCCTTCTCCTGTCCCTTCTTCATCTCGTGGTTCAGCAGCAACTGGAACATCCTCTTTTTCCCCATCTACTACTCGGGACTCGTGGTTACCACACGGGAGAAGCAGACTCCCATACAGAAATTCAG GGAGTGCAGCAAGCTCTTTGGGGAGGATGGAATGACTCTCAAGCTTTTCGTAAAGAGAACAGCACCCTTCTCAATCCTGTGGACACTGACCAACTACCTGTACCTCATGGCTTTGAAGAAACTCACCGCGACGGATGTCTCTGCCCTCTACTGCTGCCACaaagcttttgtttttctcttgtccTGGATTGTTCTCAAGGACCGTTTCATGGGTGTTCGG ATAGTGGCCGCCATCATGGCCATCACAGGTATTGTCATGATGGCTTATGCTGACGGTTTCCATGGCGATTCCTTTGTGGGTGTGGCATTGGCTGTGGGCTCGGCCTCCACATCAGCTCTCTACAAG GTACTGTTCAAGATGTTCCTGGGCAGTGCCAGCCTTGGCGAAGTTGCCCACTTCCTTTCAACCATGGGCTTCTtcaacctcatcttcatctctTGTGTGCCCCTCATCCTCTACTTCACCAAGGTAGAGCACTGGGGCTCACTGTCCTCACTGCCATGGGGGTACCTGTGTGGAATGGCAGGATTGTGGCTGG TGTTCAACATCTTGGTCCATGTTGGTGTTGTGCTGACGTACCCCATTCTCATCTCCATAGGGACACTGCTCAGTGTGCCAGGCAATGCAG CTGTAGATGTTTTGAAACATGAGGTGATCTTCAGTGTGGTGCGCCTGGCAGCCACTTGCATCATCTGCCTGGGCTTCTTGCTCCTGCTGCTGCCAGAGGAGTGGGACTCAGTCACGTTGCGTTTTCTGGCCAACATTGCAGACAAGAAGTCAGAGGAACACGGCGAGGAACTCACAGAGTCCAGTGTCCACACTCGAAGTCGCAGTCGAGCAAATGGCGCTGTCTCCATTCCCTTGGCATGA